The following are from one region of the Vitis riparia cultivar Riparia Gloire de Montpellier isolate 1030 chromosome 14, EGFV_Vit.rip_1.0, whole genome shotgun sequence genome:
- the LOC117930682 gene encoding potassium channel SKOR-like isoform X2 has translation MMNDWFSVSPILTRQNSHNAPANEIFLSTRHERQKGRIEPDGRWYRTWTKFILLWAVYSSFFTPMEFGFFRGLPEDLVFLDIAGQIAFLIDIVLRFFLAYRDAHTYRMVYKRTSIALRYLKSSFVIDLICCLPWDIIYKACGRKEEVRYLLWIRLIRVCKVTDFFQKLEKDTRINYMFTRILKLIAVELYCTHTAACVFYYLATTLPQSEEGYTWIGSLKLGDYSYSHFREIDIWKRYTTSLYFAIVTMATVGYGDIHAVNLREMIFVMIYVSFDMILGAYLIGNMTALIVKGSKTERFRDKMTDVIKYMNRNRLDRDVRNQIKGHLRLQYESGYTEASVIQDLPISIRAKIAQTLYKPLVEKVSLFRGCSSELINQIVIRVHEEFFLPGEVIMEQGNVVDQLYFVCHGMLEEIGIGADGSEETVLPLQPNSSFGEISILCNIPQPYTVRVLELCRLLRLDKQSFTDILEIYFYDGRRILNNLLEGKESNLRVKQLESDITFHIGRQEAELALRVNSASYHGDLYQLKSLIRAGADPNKTDYDGRSPLHLASTRGFEDIVTFLIQEGVDVNISDNFGNTPLLEAIKNAHDRVASLLVNKGALLKIDDAGGFLCATIARGDSDFLKRILSNGIDPNSKDYDHRTPLHVAASGGLYFMAKLLLEAGASVFSKDRWGNTPLDEGWKCGNKNLMKLLEDAKVAQLSEFPDCSREITDKMHPRKCTVFPFHPWDPKEHKRPGIMLWVPQTIEELIKTATEGLQFSSESCILSEDGGKILDVDMISDGQKLYLLRETIDI, from the exons ATGATGAATGATTGGTTCTCTGTGTCTCCCATCCTTACTAGACAGAACAGCCACAATGCACCGGCAAATGAAATCTTCCTGAGCACAAGACATGAAAGACAAAAGGGAAGAATTGAACCTGATGGAAG GTGGTACAGAACATGGACGAAGTTCATATTGTTATGGGCAGTGTACTCTTCATTTTTCACACCCATGGAATTTGGATTCTTCAGAGGATTGCCAGAGGACCTGGTCTTCCTGGACATTGCTGGCCAGATTGCTTTTCTTATCGACATTGTGCTCCGATTCTTCCTCGCCTACAGGGATGCCCACACTTACCGCATGGTCTACAAGCGCACATCTATTGCACTTAg GTATTTGAAATCTAGTTTTGTCATTGATTTAATTTGCTGTTTGCCTTGGGATATTATTTACAAG GCTTGTGGGAGAAAAGAAGAAGTGAGGTACCTCTTATGGATTAGGTTGATTAGGGTGTGCAAAGTCACAGATTTTTTCCAAAAGTTGGAAAAGGACACACGGATCAATTATATGTTTACCAGGATTCTGAAACTTATTGCTGTTGAACTCTATTGCACGCATACAGCAGCTTGTGTCTTTTACTATTTGGCTACAACACTTCCCCAATCTGAAGAGGGGTACACATGGATTGGAAGTTTAAAGCTGGGGGACTACAGTTACTCTCACTTTAGAGAGATTGATATCTGGAAGCGGTACACAACATCTTTATATTTTGCAATCGTCACAATGGCCACTGTTG GTTACGGGGATATACATGCTGTAAATCTGAGAGAAATGATTTTTGTCATGATTTATGTGTCTTTTGACATGATTCTTGGTGCTTACTTGATCGGTAACATGACAGCCTTAATAGTTAAAGGATCAAAAACTGAAAGATTTAGGGATAAGATGACTGATGTCATCAAATATATGAACAGAAACAGACTTGATAGGGACGTTCGCAATCAGATCAAAGGCCACCTACGCTTACAGTATGAGAGTGGCTACACTGAAGCTTCTGTTATTCAGGATCTTCCTATCTCTATTCGAGCTAAG ATTGCCCAAACTTTATATAAGCCATTGGTTGAAAAGGTTTCTCTTTTTAGGGGATGCTCTTCGGAACTCATCAATCAAATT GTAATCAGAGTTCATGAGGAGTTTTTTCTTCCAGGTGAAGTGATAATGGAGCAGGGAAATGTGGTAGATCAACTTTATTTTGTCTGTCATGGAATGCTG GAAGAGATAGGCATTGGGGCAGATGGATCAGAAGAAACAGTTTTGCCTCTGCAACCTAACAGCTCCTTTGGAGAAATTTCAATTCTTTGCAACATTCCTCAACCATATACAGTTCGAGTTCTTGAATTGTGTAGGCTTCTGCGCCTTGATAAACAATCTTTTACAGATAttcttgaaatatatttttatgatgggcgGAGAATCTTGAACAACCTTCTAGAG GGAAAGGAATCAAATCTTCGTGTCAAGCAACTGGAGTCAGATATCACATTTCATATTGGTAGGCAAGAAGCTGAACTTGCTTTAAGGGTAAACAGTGCTTCTTATCATGGGGATCTATATCAGCTAAAGAGTTTGATTCGAGCTGGAGCTGATCCCAACAAGACAGATTATGATGGAAGATCACCTTTG CATCTTGCATCAACGAGAGGATTTGAAGATATTGTAACTTTCCTTATACAAGAAGGTGTGGATGTCAATATTTCAG ATAATTTTGGAAACACGCCCTTATTAGAAGCCATCAAGAATGCACATGATCGTGTTGCTTCTTTGCTTGTTAATAAAGGGGCCTTGCTGAAGATTGATGATGCTGGTGGTTTTCTGTGTGCGACCATTGCAAGGGGGGATTCAGATTTTCTTAAAAGGATTCTGTCCAATGGCATTGATCCAAACTCCAAAGACTATGATCACAGAACCCCACTTCATGTGGCTGCCTCAGGAGGGTTATATTTTATGGCAAAGTTGCTTTTAGAAGCCGGGGCTAGTGTATTCTCAAAGGACAG ATGGGGAAACACCCCACTTGATGAAGGTTGGAAGTGTGGAAACAAGAATCTAATGAAGCTATTGGAAGATGCAAAAGTGGCTCAGCTTTCTGAATTTCCTGACTGCTCTAGAGAGATCACAg ATAAAATGCACCCGAGGAAATGTACTGTGTTCCCTTTCCACCCATGGGATCCGAAAGAACATAAGAGGCCTGGCATCATGTTATGGGTCCCTCAAACCATTGAAGAGCTGATCAAGACTGCAACAGAGGGGCTACAATTTTCAAGTGAATCCTGTATATTATCAGAGGATGGAGGTAAAATTTTGGATGTAGACATGATAAGCGATGGTCAGAAGCTATATTTGTTACGTGAAACAATAGATATTTAA
- the LOC117930682 gene encoding potassium channel SKOR-like isoform X1, whose protein sequence is MNGFMYMVGRGNVVDDEDDGDFQMPDLRERIKGSSASVLTMFNGDLGLRRFSGGSCFNGIKGFIILPDNWWYRTWTKFILLWAVYSSFFTPMEFGFFRGLPEDLVFLDIAGQIAFLIDIVLRFFLAYRDAHTYRMVYKRTSIALRYLKSSFVIDLICCLPWDIIYKACGRKEEVRYLLWIRLIRVCKVTDFFQKLEKDTRINYMFTRILKLIAVELYCTHTAACVFYYLATTLPQSEEGYTWIGSLKLGDYSYSHFREIDIWKRYTTSLYFAIVTMATVGYGDIHAVNLREMIFVMIYVSFDMILGAYLIGNMTALIVKGSKTERFRDKMTDVIKYMNRNRLDRDVRNQIKGHLRLQYESGYTEASVIQDLPISIRAKIAQTLYKPLVEKVSLFRGCSSELINQIVIRVHEEFFLPGEVIMEQGNVVDQLYFVCHGMLEEIGIGADGSEETVLPLQPNSSFGEISILCNIPQPYTVRVLELCRLLRLDKQSFTDILEIYFYDGRRILNNLLEGKESNLRVKQLESDITFHIGRQEAELALRVNSASYHGDLYQLKSLIRAGADPNKTDYDGRSPLHLASTRGFEDIVTFLIQEGVDVNISDNFGNTPLLEAIKNAHDRVASLLVNKGALLKIDDAGGFLCATIARGDSDFLKRILSNGIDPNSKDYDHRTPLHVAASGGLYFMAKLLLEAGASVFSKDRWGNTPLDEGWKCGNKNLMKLLEDAKVAQLSEFPDCSREITDKMHPRKCTVFPFHPWDPKEHKRPGIMLWVPQTIEELIKTATEGLQFSSESCILSEDGGKILDVDMISDGQKLYLLRETIDI, encoded by the exons ATGAATGGCTTCATGTATATGGTTGGGAGGGGGAATGTTGTTGATGACGAAGACGATGGAGATTTCCAGATGCCTGATCTGCGTGAACGGATCAAAGGATCGTCTGCAAGTGTACTCACCATGTTTAACGGAGACTTGGGATTGAGAAGATTCAGTGGCGGTAGCTGCTTCAATGGCATCAAAGGCTTCATCATCCTTCCTGATAACTG GTGGTACAGAACATGGACGAAGTTCATATTGTTATGGGCAGTGTACTCTTCATTTTTCACACCCATGGAATTTGGATTCTTCAGAGGATTGCCAGAGGACCTGGTCTTCCTGGACATTGCTGGCCAGATTGCTTTTCTTATCGACATTGTGCTCCGATTCTTCCTCGCCTACAGGGATGCCCACACTTACCGCATGGTCTACAAGCGCACATCTATTGCACTTAg GTATTTGAAATCTAGTTTTGTCATTGATTTAATTTGCTGTTTGCCTTGGGATATTATTTACAAG GCTTGTGGGAGAAAAGAAGAAGTGAGGTACCTCTTATGGATTAGGTTGATTAGGGTGTGCAAAGTCACAGATTTTTTCCAAAAGTTGGAAAAGGACACACGGATCAATTATATGTTTACCAGGATTCTGAAACTTATTGCTGTTGAACTCTATTGCACGCATACAGCAGCTTGTGTCTTTTACTATTTGGCTACAACACTTCCCCAATCTGAAGAGGGGTACACATGGATTGGAAGTTTAAAGCTGGGGGACTACAGTTACTCTCACTTTAGAGAGATTGATATCTGGAAGCGGTACACAACATCTTTATATTTTGCAATCGTCACAATGGCCACTGTTG GTTACGGGGATATACATGCTGTAAATCTGAGAGAAATGATTTTTGTCATGATTTATGTGTCTTTTGACATGATTCTTGGTGCTTACTTGATCGGTAACATGACAGCCTTAATAGTTAAAGGATCAAAAACTGAAAGATTTAGGGATAAGATGACTGATGTCATCAAATATATGAACAGAAACAGACTTGATAGGGACGTTCGCAATCAGATCAAAGGCCACCTACGCTTACAGTATGAGAGTGGCTACACTGAAGCTTCTGTTATTCAGGATCTTCCTATCTCTATTCGAGCTAAG ATTGCCCAAACTTTATATAAGCCATTGGTTGAAAAGGTTTCTCTTTTTAGGGGATGCTCTTCGGAACTCATCAATCAAATT GTAATCAGAGTTCATGAGGAGTTTTTTCTTCCAGGTGAAGTGATAATGGAGCAGGGAAATGTGGTAGATCAACTTTATTTTGTCTGTCATGGAATGCTG GAAGAGATAGGCATTGGGGCAGATGGATCAGAAGAAACAGTTTTGCCTCTGCAACCTAACAGCTCCTTTGGAGAAATTTCAATTCTTTGCAACATTCCTCAACCATATACAGTTCGAGTTCTTGAATTGTGTAGGCTTCTGCGCCTTGATAAACAATCTTTTACAGATAttcttgaaatatatttttatgatgggcgGAGAATCTTGAACAACCTTCTAGAG GGAAAGGAATCAAATCTTCGTGTCAAGCAACTGGAGTCAGATATCACATTTCATATTGGTAGGCAAGAAGCTGAACTTGCTTTAAGGGTAAACAGTGCTTCTTATCATGGGGATCTATATCAGCTAAAGAGTTTGATTCGAGCTGGAGCTGATCCCAACAAGACAGATTATGATGGAAGATCACCTTTG CATCTTGCATCAACGAGAGGATTTGAAGATATTGTAACTTTCCTTATACAAGAAGGTGTGGATGTCAATATTTCAG ATAATTTTGGAAACACGCCCTTATTAGAAGCCATCAAGAATGCACATGATCGTGTTGCTTCTTTGCTTGTTAATAAAGGGGCCTTGCTGAAGATTGATGATGCTGGTGGTTTTCTGTGTGCGACCATTGCAAGGGGGGATTCAGATTTTCTTAAAAGGATTCTGTCCAATGGCATTGATCCAAACTCCAAAGACTATGATCACAGAACCCCACTTCATGTGGCTGCCTCAGGAGGGTTATATTTTATGGCAAAGTTGCTTTTAGAAGCCGGGGCTAGTGTATTCTCAAAGGACAG ATGGGGAAACACCCCACTTGATGAAGGTTGGAAGTGTGGAAACAAGAATCTAATGAAGCTATTGGAAGATGCAAAAGTGGCTCAGCTTTCTGAATTTCCTGACTGCTCTAGAGAGATCACAg ATAAAATGCACCCGAGGAAATGTACTGTGTTCCCTTTCCACCCATGGGATCCGAAAGAACATAAGAGGCCTGGCATCATGTTATGGGTCCCTCAAACCATTGAAGAGCTGATCAAGACTGCAACAGAGGGGCTACAATTTTCAAGTGAATCCTGTATATTATCAGAGGATGGAGGTAAAATTTTGGATGTAGACATGATAAGCGATGGTCAGAAGCTATATTTGTTACGTGAAACAATAGATATTTAA